One window of Agrobacterium vitis genomic DNA carries:
- a CDS encoding LysR substrate-binding domain-containing protein — MADPSLRQLEALLAVVETGTVSKAADLLRVSQPAVSKRIQDLEAETGLQLFERQGRRLVATDQGMRLYEEVDRVLGGVHQLARSVEAIHREVHGRLVLGVLPALGGRFISRILRSFHAQHPKVFVSVEAQSSQFLTEAVLLRRLDVAIVSTSVEHPSITAEMLRSPAAVAILPPGHRLEEAAQLNPADLIHEPFVAFSSTGIMRRKVDRAFEGQGVTPQVAFEATNAANVGEMVAAGLGVSIVDPLSVEFLDGRIIRKPFSPIVDQDYTILKPLRARKSAIVADFVEHVRGALARNDVGRQ, encoded by the coding sequence TTGGCCGATCCGAGCCTGAGGCAGTTGGAAGCGCTGCTGGCGGTTGTTGAAACCGGAACTGTCAGTAAGGCTGCCGACCTTCTCAGGGTTTCACAGCCAGCAGTAAGCAAGCGCATTCAGGATCTGGAGGCCGAGACAGGACTCCAGCTTTTCGAGAGGCAGGGTAGACGTCTAGTTGCGACGGATCAGGGAATGCGCCTTTACGAGGAAGTTGATCGCGTTCTCGGCGGCGTTCATCAGCTCGCGCGCTCGGTCGAGGCAATTCATCGTGAAGTGCATGGCCGGCTCGTATTGGGTGTCCTCCCCGCCTTGGGTGGACGCTTCATTAGCCGGATCCTGAGGAGTTTCCATGCGCAGCATCCGAAGGTTTTTGTATCGGTGGAAGCACAAAGCTCACAGTTTCTGACCGAAGCCGTTTTGTTGCGGCGCCTGGATGTAGCGATTGTTTCGACCAGTGTGGAGCACCCTTCGATCACGGCGGAGATGCTTAGATCACCGGCTGCGGTCGCAATCCTGCCGCCGGGGCATCGCTTGGAAGAGGCTGCGCAACTTAATCCTGCCGACCTTATACACGAGCCCTTCGTTGCGTTCTCATCCACCGGCATCATGCGCAGAAAGGTGGATAGAGCCTTTGAAGGCCAAGGAGTTACTCCTCAAGTGGCGTTTGAAGCAACTAATGCTGCCAATGTTGGGGAAATGGTGGCCGCCGGTCTGGGGGTTTCGATCGTCGACCCTCTGTCGGTGGAATTTCTTGATGGTCGAATTATTCGCAAGCCGTTTTCTCCCATCGTTGATCAGGATTACACCATCTTAAAACCATTGCGTGCGCGAAAGAGCGCAATCGTGGCAGATTTCGTCGAGCATGTGCGAGGAGCGCTCGCGCGAAACGACGTGGGCCGTCAATAG